Proteins encoded within one genomic window of Flavobacterium sp. NG2:
- a CDS encoding HPF/RaiA family ribosome-associated protein, with amino-acid sequence MKIQFNTDKNIEGHERLEAFFTTELEKNLVRFQDKVTRFEVHLGDENSEKYSVDDKRCMIEARPAGLNPVAVTAHSDSIEKAFFLASDKIKKALTTVFEKQKVH; translated from the coding sequence ATGAAAATTCAATTCAATACGGATAAAAACATCGAAGGACACGAAAGATTAGAAGCCTTTTTTACAACAGAATTAGAAAAAAACCTAGTTCGTTTTCAAGACAAAGTAACTCGATTTGAAGTGCATCTAGGAGATGAAAATAGTGAAAAATATAGTGTTGATGATAAGCGTTGTATGATTGAAGCCCGTCCTGCAGGATTAAATCCAGTTGCTGTAACAGCACATTCAGATAGTATCGAAAAAGCATTTTTCTTAGCTTCGGATAAAATCAAGAAAGCATTGACAACCGTTTTTGAAAAACAAAAAGTACATTAA
- a CDS encoding 2OG-Fe(II) oxygenase — MCQNLAQNILTLEANELLQEAGIGNDNKLQLNAKIRRDTIYWLDKKHNDAHENSFFEQMDAFVLYLNQSCYAGITDYEFHYSLYEAGDFYKKHLDQFKDNSSRQFSMISYLNPNWKIQDGGELYIHQLDKNQSISPTEGKTVFFKSNELEHEVLVTNERRMSVTGWLRKG; from the coding sequence TTGTGCCAAAACCTAGCCCAAAACATCTTAACGCTAGAAGCTAACGAACTCCTCCAAGAAGCAGGAATAGGCAACGATAACAAACTACAACTGAATGCCAAGATTCGGCGTGATACGATTTACTGGTTAGACAAAAAACACAATGACGCTCACGAAAATAGTTTTTTTGAACAGATGGACGCCTTTGTACTCTACCTCAACCAGAGTTGTTATGCAGGCATCACCGATTATGAATTTCATTATTCACTATACGAAGCCGGAGATTTCTACAAAAAACACCTCGACCAGTTCAAAGACAATTCCAGCCGACAATTCTCGATGATTAGCTACCTCAACCCCAATTGGAAAATTCAAGACGGTGGCGAGCTTTACATCCACCAACTAGACAAGAACCAAAGTATCTCACCTACCGAAGGCAAAACCGTCTTCTTCAAAAGCAACGAACTCGAACACGAGGTACTAGTAACTAACGAAAGAAGAATGAGCGTTACGGGATGGTTGAGGAAGGGGTGA
- a CDS encoding GIY-YIG nuclease family protein: MQQQEGFHTYYIYILTNKAKTVLYTGVTNNLKVRLQQHTENIEYNNPSFTSRYQVHYLLYFEKFTWIQEAIAREKEIKGWRREKKINLIKTINPDLNFLNELFE, from the coding sequence ATGCAACAACAAGAAGGATTTCACACCTATTACATTTACATTCTCACCAATAAGGCGAAAACTGTTTTATACACTGGTGTGACCAATAATTTGAAGGTTCGACTACAACAGCACACTGAGAATATCGAATACAACAATCCTAGTTTTACCTCACGTTATCAAGTACATTATTTGTTATACTTTGAAAAATTTACTTGGATTCAAGAAGCCATTGCCCGCGAAAAAGAAATCAAAGGTTGGCGTAGAGAAAAGAAAATAAATTTGATTAAAACCATCAACCCCGATTTGAATTTCTTGAATGAACTATTTGAGTGA